From the Candidatus Cloacimonas sp. genome, the window TTCCATTTCCTGATGGGGATAGTTTTTATCTTCAATCAGCTGTCTGGCATAGCGTAATAGAGCATTGTAAATTGCCGGAAAGGTATTTTCCAGGGAATTGTTATTGGCTGTTTTACTGTGCAAACATTGAATTTCCGATATAGGCAAAGTATGCACCAAACCGGCTACAACATCTTCTCCCTGGCTGCAAAGGGTAAAATCGCCATTCAAACAAATTCCGCTCTCTTCGCTAAAGTCATAATGAGTAAACAAAACTCCCGTTCCCGATTCCAGAGAAATATTACCTAAAACCATTTTCTGGATAATAACTGCAGTGCCCCATTCATCGGCAATATGTAATTTTTGTCTGTATAACCGGGCTCTATCCGTGTTCCAGCTATCCAGCACACGCGAAATTGCCTTGTATAGTTGCATAAAGGGTTCCTGTTCCAGTTCTATATTATGCAGAGTGAGCACTTTTTTATAGTCCTGCACCATCTCCTGCATTTGAGCACCCGAAAATTGTGTTTTCAACTCTATGTTGAACCTTTTTTTATAGTTAATCATCACTGCATCAAATTCATCCCGGGGAATGCCATAAGCCATACCCCAGCTTTGAATCAGGCGTCGGTAACAATCCCAGGCAGTCCATCCATAGTTTGGACGCAAAGAAAGTTTATAGGTAACTTCGTCCGTTAAACCGATATTTAAAAAGGTATCCATTGCCCCCGGTAAACTCATTGGAGCTCCGGAACGGACAGAAAGCAATAAGGGTTTTTCCGGATTGCCTAAAACAAGGTCTGTATTCTTTTCCAGAATATTCAAATTTTGCCGGATCAAGGCATCCAGTTCATCTGAAATATCAGGATGAGTATTGATAATTTCCCGATGGCGAAAAAGGTCTGTAGTAATAACAAATCCAGGTGGAACAGGAAATTCATATTGGAGCATCCTTTTCAGGAAATATGCTTTAGAGCCCAACAGCACCTGATTTTCAATACGCGAGTTTTTCCTGTTCAGATGAAAAAAGAGTTTATCGGGATCGTAATTCATCACTTTGGGAATATCATCCGGCTTAAAAAGATGTTTCATTTGAGCAAGGGATTCCAGGATTTGGGTAATAAAATTATCCAAGCCCTGCACCAGAAAGGATTTGGAAAGCAGATTGCGGTAAAATTCTTCCGCAAAAATCTCGGTTTCCTTTGAGCTCCGCTGCCCTTTTCCTTTTACCTTGGCTACCATTCGTAATCCAATTTGCCTCAACTGCGTTTCATAAAACCGGTAATAATACTCGTTGATTATTTCCACTACGCTATCCTTCAGCAGCTTGAAAATATCCAGATATTGGTCTATAGAAAGGTTGCTGAGATATTGAGACGATTTTAACATATTTAAAGCC encodes:
- a CDS encoding PEP/pyruvate-binding domain-containing protein encodes the protein SWFDANEQNRLAHSFDRKDYDSTIRQLLSYIGKMNSVILDPQTTTAWENIYYKRHIAAGIPSMYGMYREPKLEAMGMIFRIENVVRRLFERNVQQLNLSYITGKTLRRIIRILELYDYAMKQILVTSDAYGSALNMLKSSQYLSNLSIDQYLDIFKLLKDSVVEIINEYYYRFYETQLRQIGLRMVAKVKGKGQRSSKETEIFAEEFYRNLLSKSFLVQGLDNFITQILESLAQMKHLFKPDDIPKVMNYDPDKLFFHLNRKNSRIENQVLLGSKAYFLKRMLQYEFPVPPGFVITTDLFRHREIINTHPDISDELDALIRQNLNILEKNTDLVLGNPEKPLLLSVRSGAPMSLPGAMDTFLNIGLTDEVTYKLSLRPNYGWTAWDCYRRLIQSWGMAYGIPRDEFDAVMINYKKRFNIELKTQFSGAQMQEMVQDYKKVLTLHNIELEQEPFMQLYKAISRVLDSWNTDRARLYRQKLHIADEWGTAVIIQKMVLGNISLESGTGVLFTHYDFSEESGICLNGDFTLCSQGEDVVAGLVHTLPISEIQCLHSKTANNNSLENTFPAIYNALLRYARQLIEDKNYPHQEMEFTFEGPSPEQLYILQTRDQVIQKAPDYQVFDTTKGDQKKLAFGIGIGKGAVNGIIVFGKEDIEKFAPCGEALILVRPDTVPDDMELLFECQGLLTSRGGVTSHAAVTATRLGIIGIVNCKDLVVLDTEAKCRIGKTYLQAGDKVALDATSGAIYSGHYPLVSMHCL